The Miscanthus floridulus cultivar M001 chromosome 17, ASM1932011v1, whole genome shotgun sequence genome has a window encoding:
- the LOC136517598 gene encoding interactor of constitutive active ROPs 1-like has protein sequence MREQLAAAEKARKDARAALVEAKKRLAAKKKDDLAGTAPVEHDGGKELASSAPKASAGVEERGDEEKSYVAVAPRESVNNEGPVFEGNTTSDGEEASNVVDDDDDGNNNKKVSPEVEMLRAKLMAKDMEVYELRAKLMVIDTEVDDLRAKVVAKSTELDELKAALMASNELVDKLTANLLVKDAEIAALEADNADLTKMAEDAAEAAKSTAARARETEHALRESAAREARRAERLRASEHARDALEAEAQRSRVQSEQWRKAAEEAAAVLAGSGGAVDNGGYDKRRHWSGSACAGGGGGSDSKAVAKDDDEDGASGKRMAGGAMRALSDLWKKKAQK, from the coding sequence ATGCGGGAGCAGCTCGCGGCGGCCGAGAAGGCCAGGAAGGACGCGCGGGCAGCGCTCGTGGAGGCCAAGAAGCGCTTGGCCGCAAAGAAGAAGGACGACCTCGCGGGTACGGCGCCGGTCGAGCACGATGGCGGCAAGGAGCTAGCGTCGTCAGCACCCAAAGCTTCTGCTGGTGTCGAGGAGCGTGGCGACGAGGAGAAAAGCTATGTGGCGGTAGCGCCGAGAGAGTCGGTGAACAACGAGGGCCCGGTGTTCGAGGGCAACACGACTAGTGATGGGGAGGAGGCGAGCAATGTCgttgacgatgacgacgatggcaacaacaacaagaagGTAAGCCCGGAGGTCGAGATGCTGAGGGCGAAGCTGATGGCGAAGGACATGGAGGTCTACGAGCTCAGGGCGAAGCTGATGGTGATAGACACGGAGGTTGACGATCTGAGGGCCAAAGTGGTGGCCAAGAGCACGGAGCTCGACGAGCTGAAGGCGGCGCTGATGGCGAGCAACGAGCTGGTCGACAAGCTAACGGCGAATCTGCTGGTCAAAGACGCGGAGATCGCGGCTCTCGAAGCCGACAACGCCGACCTCACCAAGATGGCCGAAGACGCCGCCGAGGCCGCGAAGTCGACGGCGGCGAGGGCGAGGGAGACCGAGCACGCGCTGAGGGAGAGCGCGGCGCGGGAGGCCCGGCGCGCCGAGCGGCTGCGGGCTTCGGAGCACGCCCGAGACGCGCTGGAGGCCGAGGCGCAGCGCTCGCGCGTGCAGAGCGAGCAGTGGCGCAAGGCGGCCGAGGAGGCTGCCGCGGTGCTAgcaggcagcggcggcgccgTGGATAACGGCGGGTACGACAAACGGCGCCACTGGTCTGGCTCGGCCTgcgccggtggtggtggtgggagtgACAGCAAGGCGGTGGCCAAGGACGACGACGAAGACGGAGCCAGTGGCAAGCGCATGGCTGGCGGCGCCATGCGGGCGCTCAGCGACCTGTGGAAGAAGAAAGCGCAGAAGTGA
- the LOC136517709 gene encoding gibberellin 2-beta-dioxygenase 3-like produces the protein MVVLAKPPPALDQISLLRSPQPGDAASFFGVPAVDLSRPGAALAVVDACERFGFFKVVNHGVPTGVVDRLEAEAVRFFASPQAEKDACGPANPLGYGNKRIGRNGDMGWLEYLLLAVDAGGHASSVSKASPVPSSLLRDAVNQYVTAVRGVATSVLEAVAEGLVLAPRDALSGMVTDAASDQVFRINHYPACPLPQRLPDACGVTGFGEHTDPQLVSVLRSNGTAGLQVALHDDGRWVPVPPDRDAFFVIVGDSLQVLTNGRLKSVRHRVVTNSLKPRVSMIYFAGPAPGQRMAPLPQLLGHGEQSLYRDFTWGDYKKAAYRSRLGDNRLDPFRIQ, from the exons ATGGTCGTCCTCGCGAAGCCGCCGCCGGCGCTCGACCAAATCTCCCTGCTTCGATCCCCGCAGCCCGGGGACGCCGCGTCCTTCTTCGGCGTGCCGGCCGTCGACTTGTCCCGCCCCGGCGCGGCTCTGGCCGTGGTGGACGCGTGCGAGCGGTTCGGCTTCTTCAAGGTCGTCAACCACGGTGTGCCAACGGGCGTCGTGGACCGGCTGGAGGCCGAGGCCGTCAGGTTCTTCGCGTCGCCGCAGGCGGAGAAGGACGCGTGCGGCCCCGCCAATCCGCTCGGGTACGGGAACAAGCGCATCGGGCGCAATGGCGACATGGGGTGGCTCGAGTACCTCCTCCTCGCCGTCGACGCCGGCGGCCACGCCAGCTCGGTGTCCAAGGCCTCCCCTGTCCCGTCATCCTTGCTGCG GGACGCGGTAAACCAGTACGTCACCGCCGTGCGAGGCGTGGCGACGTCGGTGCTCGAGGCGGTGGCGGAGGGGCTCGTCCTGGCCCCGAGGGACGCGCTGAGCGGCATGGTGACGGACGCGGCGAGCGATCAGGTGTTCCGGATCAACCACTACCCGGCGTGCCCGCTGCCGCAGCGCCTGCCGGACGCGTGCGGCGTCACCGGCTTCGGCGAGCACACGGACCCGCAGCTGGTGTCCGTGCTGCGCTCCAACGGCACGGCCGGCCTGCAGGTCGCGCTCCACGACGACGGGCGGTGGGTGCCCGTGCCGCCCGACCGCGACGCCTTCTTCGTCATCGTCGGCGACTCGCTGCAG GTGCTGACGAATGGGAGGCTGAAAAGTGTGCGGCACCGGGTGGTGACCAACAGCCTGAAGCCGCGGGTGTCCATGATCTACTTCGCGGGACCGGCGCCGGGGCAGCGGATGGCGCCATTGCCGCAGCTGCTGGGGCACGGCGAGCAGAGCCTGTACAGGGACTTCACGTGGGGCGACTACAAGAAGGCTGCCTACCGATCGCGCCTTGGAGACAACCGCCTGGACCCCTTCCGCATCCAGTGA